One Mycolicibacterium pulveris genomic region harbors:
- a CDS encoding acyl-CoA dehydrogenase family protein, giving the protein MLVDAGVSQPAELAPDAFRRVFREWLGDNLPPKWTDRPFPQNWPPGDDDAEAVLISREWHQRLYEGGWIAPGWPREHGGLGLPLSLRMVMTEELARAKAPAPVGFQGIDILGPALIAYGTPGQRSRFLPEILSANELWCQGYSEPEAGSDLASLKTRAVREGDHYVVNGQKVWTSYGNRADWCFLLVRTGPADSGKRGISFVLTPMSAKGIEWRPIRQITGERHFGELFLQDVHIPCENLVGAENQGWLVATHSLAHERLLSGNVAAIRSRMDALIDLATRRGATVAARRSIATLEARLLGVHHLQTRALDLASAGASDFAWWASAVKLASTELRQDIAAVATEILGGSAVLGDHPEGEAWRYELLDARAATIYAGTSEIQRTIIAEHGLGLPQG; this is encoded by the coding sequence GTGTTGGTGGACGCCGGGGTATCGCAACCGGCCGAGCTGGCGCCGGACGCGTTTCGGAGGGTCTTCCGCGAGTGGCTTGGCGACAACCTGCCACCGAAGTGGACGGACCGGCCCTTTCCGCAGAACTGGCCGCCCGGCGACGACGACGCGGAAGCCGTGCTGATCAGCCGGGAGTGGCATCAGCGGTTGTACGAGGGCGGATGGATCGCGCCGGGATGGCCGCGTGAGCATGGCGGCCTTGGGCTTCCGTTGTCGTTGCGGATGGTGATGACCGAGGAGTTGGCGCGTGCGAAAGCACCGGCACCGGTCGGGTTTCAAGGCATCGACATCCTGGGCCCTGCGCTGATTGCGTACGGAACCCCGGGCCAGAGGTCAAGGTTTCTACCCGAGATTCTCAGCGCGAATGAATTGTGGTGCCAAGGCTACTCCGAGCCCGAAGCTGGAAGCGACCTGGCGTCCCTGAAGACACGTGCGGTGCGCGAAGGTGACCACTATGTGGTCAATGGCCAAAAAGTGTGGACTTCGTACGGAAACCGGGCCGATTGGTGCTTTCTTCTGGTGCGGACGGGGCCTGCGGACTCCGGTAAACGCGGTATCAGTTTCGTATTGACCCCGATGTCGGCCAAGGGGATCGAATGGCGTCCGATTCGACAGATCACCGGCGAGAGGCATTTCGGTGAACTCTTCCTACAAGATGTACATATTCCGTGTGAGAACCTCGTGGGTGCCGAGAACCAGGGATGGCTGGTAGCAACACACAGCCTGGCTCATGAGCGGCTGCTGAGCGGAAACGTCGCTGCCATCAGATCTCGGATGGATGCCCTCATCGACCTCGCGACCCGACGCGGCGCAACCGTGGCTGCCCGCCGATCAATCGCCACGCTGGAGGCCCGGCTGCTGGGGGTGCATCATCTACAGACCCGAGCACTGGATCTCGCGTCGGCCGGCGCTTCCGACTTTGCCTGGTGGGCATCCGCCGTGAAGTTGGCCTCGACAGAACTCCGTCAAGATATCGCCGCGGTAGCGACCGAGATACTCGGCGGGTCAGCGGTTCTGGGTGATCACCCCGAAGGCGAAGCGTGGCGCTACGAGTTACTGGATGCGCGCGCGGCCACCATTTACGCCGGCACCAGTGAAATTCAGCGAACCATCATCGCCGAGCACGGCCTCGGCCTACCGCAGGGGTGA
- a CDS encoding enoyl-CoA hydratase/isomerase family protein, producing the protein MATLFETPCLEVRRDGHLAEMVLLRPEKMNSFDDALHVEMTDALRVVQLEADLRALLWRSTGKAFSVGGDFELMRLAHSSIPQRRRIVDDGLRLLSTFIELDIPIVVALHGDALGLGATLVLAADVVVTHPKVRIGDPHVQIGLVAGDGGCLVWPQSIGMMRARRHLLTGDPLHGDEAHRIGLVSDLVDDPDEVLPMARKLAERICGLPPLAVQGTKKSLNRVTRFRFDEVIELSFAHETTTLGSDDLIEAIEAFREKRTPKYRGC; encoded by the coding sequence GTGGCAACGTTGTTCGAGACACCTTGCCTGGAAGTGCGCCGAGATGGCCATCTCGCCGAAATGGTCCTCCTTCGTCCCGAGAAGATGAACTCCTTCGACGACGCTTTGCATGTTGAGATGACCGATGCGCTGCGCGTTGTCCAGCTTGAGGCTGATCTGCGCGCGCTGCTGTGGAGATCAACCGGCAAAGCCTTTTCGGTCGGCGGTGACTTCGAGTTGATGCGTTTGGCGCACAGCTCGATTCCGCAGCGTCGCCGGATCGTTGACGACGGGTTGAGGCTGCTCAGCACGTTCATCGAACTCGATATACCGATCGTTGTCGCCCTTCACGGTGATGCGTTGGGACTGGGGGCGACCCTGGTCTTGGCCGCTGACGTGGTCGTCACCCACCCGAAGGTCCGCATTGGTGACCCGCACGTACAGATAGGTCTGGTGGCCGGAGACGGTGGTTGCCTGGTCTGGCCGCAGAGCATCGGAATGATGCGTGCCCGACGCCACCTCCTCACCGGGGACCCCTTACACGGTGACGAGGCACACCGCATCGGTCTTGTGAGCGATCTGGTCGATGATCCCGACGAAGTGCTGCCGATGGCCAGGAAGCTTGCCGAACGCATCTGCGGGTTGCCGCCCCTGGCGGTGCAGGGAACCAAGAAATCGCTCAATCGCGTGACGCGGTTCCGCTTCGACGAGGTCATCGAGCTTTCGTTCGCGCACGAAACCACGACGCTGGGATCTGACGACCTCATCGAGGCGATTGAGGCGTTTCGGGAGAAGCGCACCCCGAAGTACCGCGGCTGTTGA
- a CDS encoding class I adenylate-forming enzyme family protein: MVGDNSDREEHYRQLGLYSDESVGMLVDRAAYSWPAREAVVFEGRRLTFADLAAWVASTASALHRCGIRPGDRLLWQLPNCLQGLVLHLAAWSAGMVSVPVVPLYREHEMRHIFEETQPSVVAFSEGDADRMSTLMDAIGVRPLLRIGVGKGGADWPGLDEPSSPFGVCNTSRAASADRCCLIMYTSGTTSKPKGVQHNSRSLIAEASSWRRQLGFGRSDVHLMGAPITHIAGLITAILLPVTTGGKAVMLPKWDPDHAVAVADAERATFCCGAAVFLQDMVDRYERCDAPVHRLALFMCGGSAVPPSLIERADAVGVKAFRCWGMSEAPTTTLASPDDPLEFRAYRDGRASEGVEIQAVDEDHTPLPVGEVGELRVRAPEQMIGYVDQNLQAAQTDSDGWFYTGDIGFIDEDGWVTMTGRAKDIVNRGGEKFSSQDIENALASHPAVSTAAVVGVPDQRLGETVAAFIVVKDGEGWPGRTALHAHLDSQRLAKAKFPAYFRQLDEIPRTMSGKVQKHELLRLWNETLAIAPEPP, translated from the coding sequence ATGGTGGGCGACAATTCCGACCGCGAAGAGCACTATCGACAACTCGGTCTGTATAGCGATGAAAGCGTCGGCATGTTGGTCGATCGCGCCGCGTACTCGTGGCCGGCGCGAGAAGCCGTTGTCTTCGAAGGTCGGCGACTGACTTTTGCCGACCTTGCAGCCTGGGTGGCATCGACTGCAAGCGCACTTCACCGGTGCGGGATCAGACCCGGCGATCGTCTGCTATGGCAGTTACCGAACTGCCTGCAAGGCCTTGTCCTGCACCTGGCCGCCTGGTCTGCCGGCATGGTTTCGGTGCCCGTGGTTCCGCTTTATCGCGAGCACGAGATGCGACACATATTTGAAGAGACGCAGCCATCGGTCGTGGCTTTCTCCGAAGGTGACGCAGACCGGATGTCGACGCTGATGGACGCTATCGGGGTTCGGCCGCTCCTGCGCATCGGGGTAGGGAAGGGCGGCGCTGACTGGCCTGGACTTGATGAACCTTCGTCACCCTTCGGCGTGTGCAACACCTCGCGGGCCGCCAGTGCAGACCGGTGTTGCCTCATCATGTACACCTCAGGGACTACTTCGAAACCGAAAGGCGTACAACATAATTCACGATCCTTGATCGCTGAGGCGTCAAGTTGGCGACGTCAGCTGGGTTTCGGCCGAAGCGATGTCCACCTTATGGGCGCACCGATCACGCATATCGCCGGCCTGATCACCGCCATTCTCTTACCGGTTACCACCGGCGGCAAAGCTGTGATGTTGCCCAAGTGGGATCCGGATCACGCTGTCGCCGTCGCTGATGCCGAGAGGGCGACCTTCTGTTGCGGCGCGGCCGTATTCCTGCAGGACATGGTGGATCGGTACGAGCGGTGCGACGCACCTGTGCATCGGCTGGCACTGTTCATGTGCGGCGGCTCGGCGGTACCCCCATCGCTCATAGAGCGGGCAGACGCCGTCGGTGTGAAGGCATTTCGTTGCTGGGGCATGTCTGAGGCGCCTACGACAACGCTAGCCAGCCCGGACGATCCGCTGGAGTTCCGCGCTTATCGTGATGGTCGTGCGTCCGAAGGTGTGGAGATACAGGCGGTCGACGAGGACCACACACCGCTACCGGTGGGCGAGGTCGGGGAGTTGAGGGTCCGAGCCCCGGAGCAGATGATCGGATACGTCGACCAGAATTTGCAGGCAGCGCAGACGGACAGCGACGGGTGGTTCTACACCGGCGACATCGGATTCATAGATGAAGACGGTTGGGTGACCATGACCGGACGGGCGAAGGACATCGTCAACCGAGGAGGTGAAAAGTTCTCCTCCCAGGACATCGAGAACGCTTTAGCGAGCCATCCTGCCGTCTCGACAGCCGCGGTTGTGGGGGTCCCGGATCAGAGGCTGGGAGAGACGGTGGCCGCCTTCATCGTGGTGAAAGACGGCGAGGGCTGGCCTGGGCGCACCGCTTTGCACGCGCATCTCGACTCACAACGGCTCGCAAAAGCGAAGTTTCCTGCGTACTTTCGGCAGCTCGACGAGATACCTCGAACGATGTCCGGCAAGGTTCAGAAGCACGAGCTGCTGCGCTTGTGGAACGAAACCCTGGCAATAGCGCCAGAACCTCCATAA
- a CDS encoding LexA family protein translates to MALTVKQQRVLDYVRSYSAARGYPPTVREISAQCALGGPTSAHRIIVRLRDEGYVELARGRSRALRVISRPVPKVDGVHAAMLRGAAAIHARFRDHALMVAAQVDVPRVKGELIRDCAHRHELVGRMHAATAGIAMSDLEGAAGPSCIEELRHVAEVVTSTHSWREFVTDFLVFNSVTEECARALTRRWPQTAACLTDIADNGRASVALGLCWIRQLPADSTAATTRRADAVRRTCMRAWLSAVSR, encoded by the coding sequence ATGGCTTTGACTGTCAAGCAGCAACGAGTACTGGACTACGTGCGATCCTATAGCGCAGCCCGCGGATATCCGCCGACGGTGCGTGAGATCTCGGCCCAATGTGCGCTCGGCGGTCCCACGTCGGCGCATCGAATCATCGTCCGCCTGCGTGATGAGGGATACGTTGAACTGGCACGTGGACGCAGCCGCGCGCTACGGGTCATCTCGCGACCGGTGCCGAAGGTAGACGGTGTTCATGCCGCGATGCTTCGTGGTGCGGCAGCCATTCATGCGCGATTCCGGGATCACGCCTTGATGGTGGCAGCGCAAGTCGATGTACCGAGGGTCAAAGGTGAATTGATCAGGGACTGCGCCCATCGTCATGAGCTCGTCGGACGGATGCATGCGGCCACGGCCGGCATCGCAATGTCCGACCTTGAGGGCGCTGCGGGGCCGTCGTGCATCGAAGAGTTGCGGCATGTGGCCGAAGTTGTGACATCAACCCATTCTTGGCGGGAGTTTGTCACCGATTTCTTGGTTTTCAACAGCGTCACCGAAGAGTGTGCTCGTGCACTGACGCGCCGCTGGCCCCAGACCGCAGCATGCTTGACCGACATCGCAGATAATGGTCGGGCATCGGTAGCCCTCGGACTGTGCTGGATAAGGCAGCTGCCTGCGGATTCAACCGCGGCGACAACCCGGCGCGCCGACGCAGTCCGGCGGACGTGCATGCGTGCCTGGTTGAGCGCTGTGAGCAGGTGA